A single region of the Rattus rattus isolate New Zealand chromosome 8, Rrattus_CSIRO_v1, whole genome shotgun sequence genome encodes:
- the Commd4 gene encoding COMM domain-containing protein 4 isoform X2 has product MWQCEQGEYSGSPDLGENKEYSFPHRQPDFLSYPLLQRFRFCGDLDCPDWVLAEISTLAKISSVKLRLLCSQVLKELLGQGIDYEKILKLTADAKFESGDVKATVAVLSFILSSAAKHSVDSDSLSSELQQLGLPKEHATSLCRCYEEKQSPLQEHLRACSLRVNRLASVGWRVDYTLSSSLLHSVEEPIVHLQLQLVPAPGSLAQHVSMSLSADKFQVLLAELKQAQTLMTALG; this is encoded by the exons ATGTGGCAGTGTGAGCAGGGAGAGTACTCAGGCAGTCCGGACTTAGGGGAGAACAAAGAGTACTCATTTCCTCACAGGCAGCCTGACTTCCTATCTTACCCTCTCTTACAGAGGTTCCGGTTCTGTGGCGATCTGGACTGTCCCGATTGGGTCCTAGCAGAGATCAGCACACTGGCCAAAATT TCCTCTGTGAAGCTGCGGCTACTGTGTAGCCAGGTGCTAAAGGAGCTTCTGGGACAGGGGATTGAC TATGAGAAGATCCTGAAGCTTACTGCTGATGCCAAGTTCG AGTCTGGAGATGTGAAGGCCACGGTTGCAGTGCTGAGTTTCATCCTCTCCAGCGCAGCCAAGCATAGCGTGGACAGCGATTCCTTGTCCAGTGAGCTGCAGCAGCTGGGGCTGCCCAAAG AGCATGCCACCAGCCTGTGCCGCTGTTATGAAGAGAAGCAGAGCCCCCTACAGGAGCACCTTCGGGCCTGTAGCCTACGTG TGAACAGGCTGGCCAGCGTGGGCTGGCGGGTAGACTACACCCTGAGCTCCAGCCTGCTACATTCCGTGGAGGAGCCCATAGTACACCTGCAGCTACAGCTCGTGCCTGCTCCAGGTTCCCTGGCCCAACACGTTTCTATGTCCCTCTCAGCAGATAAGTTCCAAGTTCTCCTGGCAG AACTGAAGCAAGCCCAGACCCTGATGACTGCTTTGGGCTGA
- the Commd4 gene encoding COMM domain-containing protein 4 isoform X3: MRFRFCGDLDCPDWVLAEISTLAKISSVKLRLLCSQVLKELLGQGIDYEKILKLTADAKFESGDVKATVAVLSFILSSAAKHSVDSDSLSSELQQLGLPKEHATSLCRCYEEKQSPLQEHLRACSLRVNRLASVGWRVDYTLSSSLLHSVEEPIVHLQLQLVPAPGSLAQHVSMSLSADKFQVLLAGKAGPAEVGTPPGSG, translated from the exons AGGTTCCGGTTCTGTGGCGATCTGGACTGTCCCGATTGGGTCCTAGCAGAGATCAGCACACTGGCCAAAATT TCCTCTGTGAAGCTGCGGCTACTGTGTAGCCAGGTGCTAAAGGAGCTTCTGGGACAGGGGATTGAC TATGAGAAGATCCTGAAGCTTACTGCTGATGCCAAGTTCG AGTCTGGAGATGTGAAGGCCACGGTTGCAGTGCTGAGTTTCATCCTCTCCAGCGCAGCCAAGCATAGCGTGGACAGCGATTCCTTGTCCAGTGAGCTGCAGCAGCTGGGGCTGCCCAAAG AGCATGCCACCAGCCTGTGCCGCTGTTATGAAGAGAAGCAGAGCCCCCTACAGGAGCACCTTCGGGCCTGTAGCCTACGTG TGAACAGGCTGGCCAGCGTGGGCTGGCGGGTAGACTACACCCTGAGCTCCAGCCTGCTACATTCCGTGGAGGAGCCCATAGTACACCTGCAGCTACAGCTCGTGCCTGCTCCAGGTTCCCTGGCCCAACACGTTTCTATGTCCCTCTCAGCAGATAAGTTCCAAGTTCTCCTGGCAGGTAAGGCTGGACCTGCAGAGGTTGGGACCCCTCCTGGgtctggctga
- the Commd4 gene encoding COMM domain-containing protein 4 isoform X1 has protein sequence MWQCEQGEYSGSPDLGENKEYSFPHRQPDFLSYPLLQRFRFCGDLDCPDWVLAEISTLAKISSVKLRLLCSQVLKELLGQGIDYEKILKLTADAKFESGDVKATVAVLSFILSSAAKHSVDSDSLSSELQQLGLPKEHATSLCRCYEEKQSPLQEHLRACSLRVNRLASVGWRVDYTLSSSLLHSVEEPIVHLQLQLVPAPGSLAQHVSMSLSADKFQVLLAGKAGPAEVGTPPGSG, from the exons ATGTGGCAGTGTGAGCAGGGAGAGTACTCAGGCAGTCCGGACTTAGGGGAGAACAAAGAGTACTCATTTCCTCACAGGCAGCCTGACTTCCTATCTTACCCTCTCTTACAGAGGTTCCGGTTCTGTGGCGATCTGGACTGTCCCGATTGGGTCCTAGCAGAGATCAGCACACTGGCCAAAATT TCCTCTGTGAAGCTGCGGCTACTGTGTAGCCAGGTGCTAAAGGAGCTTCTGGGACAGGGGATTGAC TATGAGAAGATCCTGAAGCTTACTGCTGATGCCAAGTTCG AGTCTGGAGATGTGAAGGCCACGGTTGCAGTGCTGAGTTTCATCCTCTCCAGCGCAGCCAAGCATAGCGTGGACAGCGATTCCTTGTCCAGTGAGCTGCAGCAGCTGGGGCTGCCCAAAG AGCATGCCACCAGCCTGTGCCGCTGTTATGAAGAGAAGCAGAGCCCCCTACAGGAGCACCTTCGGGCCTGTAGCCTACGTG TGAACAGGCTGGCCAGCGTGGGCTGGCGGGTAGACTACACCCTGAGCTCCAGCCTGCTACATTCCGTGGAGGAGCCCATAGTACACCTGCAGCTACAGCTCGTGCCTGCTCCAGGTTCCCTGGCCCAACACGTTTCTATGTCCCTCTCAGCAGATAAGTTCCAAGTTCTCCTGGCAGGTAAGGCTGGACCTGCAGAGGTTGGGACCCCTCCTGGgtctggctga